One window of Bos javanicus breed banteng chromosome 1, ARS-OSU_banteng_1.0, whole genome shotgun sequence genomic DNA carries:
- the P2RY12 gene encoding P2Y purinoceptor 12 — protein sequence MDNLTSVAGNSSQCSRDYKITQVLFPLLYTVLFFVGLITNSLAMRIFFQIRSKSNFIIFLKNTVISDLLMILTFPFKILSDTKLGTGPLRAFVCQVTSVVFYFTMYISISFLGLITIDRYQKTTRPFKTANPNNLLGAKILSVVIWAFMFLISLPNMILTNRRPSDKTVKKCSFLKSEFGLVWHEIVNYVCQVIFWINFLIVIVCYTLITKELYKSYVRTRGAGKVPKKKVNIKVFIIIAVFFICFVPFHFARIPYTLSQTRDVFDCTAENTLFYVKESTLWLTSLNACLDPFIYFFLCKSFKNSLMSMLRCSNSTSPPSHDNRKKGQDGSDPSEETPM from the coding sequence ATGGACAACCTCACCTCTGTGGCTGGGAACAGCAGCCAGTGCAGCAGAGACTACAAGATTACCCAGGTGCTCTTCCCACTCCTCTACACTGTCCTGTTTTTTGTTGGACTCATCACAAACAGCCTGGCAATGAGGATTTTCTTTCAAATCCGCAGTAAATCcaactttattattttccttaagaACACAGTCATTTCCGATCTCCTCATGATTCTGACTTTTCCATTCAAAATCCTCAGCGATACTAAACTGGGAACAGGACCTCTAAGGGCCTTTGTGTGCCAAGTGACCTCCGTCGTGTTCTACTTCACGATGTACATCAGTATCTCATTCCTAGGACTAATAACTATTGATCGCTACCAGAAGACCACCAGGCCCTTTAAGACAGCCAATCCCAACAATCTCTTGGGGGCTAAGATTCTCTCGGTTGTCATCTGGGCATTCATGTTCTTAATCTCCTTGCCTAACATGATTCTGACCAACAGGAGGCCGAGTGACAAGACTGTGAAGAAATGCTCATTTCTGAAGTCAGAGTTTGGTCTGGTTTGGCATGAAATAGTCAATTATGTCTGTCAAGTCATTTTCTGGATTAATTTTCTAATTGTCATCGTATGCTATACGCTCATTACCAAAGAACTGTACAAGTCATATGTGAGAACAAGGGGTGCTGGCAAAGTCCCCAAGAAAAAGGTAAACATTAAGGTTTTCATTATCATTGCTgtattctttatatgttttgttcCATTCCATTTTGCCCGAATTCCCTACACCCTGAGTCAAACCCGGGACGTCTTTGACTGCACTGCTGAGAATACTCTGTTCTACGTGAAAGAGAGCACACTCTGGTTAACGTCCTTAAATGCATGCCTGGATCCATTCATCTACTTTTTCCTTTGCAAATCCTTCAAAAATTCCTTGATGAGTATGCTGAGATGTTCCAATTCTACATCACCTCCATCCCATGACAATCGGAAAAAAGGACAGGATGGCAGTGACCCAAGTGAAGAGACACCAATGTAA